ATAAAGAAAGGATTAAACAGAATGAAACGCCTATTAAAATCAACATTCGCCTCGCCGATAGCATTGATTATCAACCTGCTGTTGGCCTATCTTATCTATTTTTTTGCACGCCTCACCTATGTGCTGGTAAACTACAGTTACTTTGCAGAAGGGATCAGGAATGATGCTATCGGTCAATGGATAAAGGGCAGTTTGATGTTTGACACCACAGCCATTCTCTACACACATATCCCCTATATCATCCTCATGCTCTTTCCCCTTTGGCTGAAAGAAACGTCGATATATCATCACATTTGTAAGTGGCTGTTTGTTGTTGTGAATGCCATTGCATTGGCTATCAACCTTGCCGATGCCGTTTACTTCCCTTTCACATTACGCCGAACGACCACAAGCGTATTCCGTGAATTTAGCAATGAGAACAACATTACAGGCATCATCCTCCATAACACGCTGACTCATTGGTATCTTCTCCTTGTGTTCGGCGTAATCATTTGGGCCGTATGGAAACTCTATGCCATGCCCCGCACCGACTATCGCGACTTTGTTTCAGCAAAAGATCGGTGGCTTTACACGGTCAAACTCTTTGTTTGCTTTGCGCTTGCAGGTATTGCTACTGTGGCAGGATGCCGTGGAGGACTGCAGTCGGGCGTGCGTCCTATCACCATAAGCAATGCAAATCAGTTTGTAGAACGACCCACTGACTGCGCTGTTGTGCTTAATACGCCGTTCGCATTAATACGTACTATTGGCAAATCTGACTTCGAAATACCTCCTTATTACACATCACTCTACGAGGCCGAAAAGGTCTATTCGCCCGTTTACATCACTATTCCGAAGGGACAAATCAAGAAGAAAAACATTGTTATTCTTATTGTTGAAAGCTTTGGAAGAGAATATATCGGTGGCTTTAACAAAGACTTTTTCGATGGTAAATACAAGGGATATACGCCCAATGTAGACCGTCTGATTGAGAAAAGTCTTGTCTATCGCTATTCATTCTGCAATGGACGAAAGAGCATTGACGGCATGCCTTCCATTCTTTGCAGCATTCCCCGCTTCGGTGAGCCCTTTATTCTTACGCCCGCTTCGATGAATGATTATACAGGCATACCTGGTCTTTTAAGTCATTGGGGCTATCAGACGGCATTCTTCCATGGGGCAAATCGCGGTTCAATGGGCTTTCTGGCATTCTCCAAAAAGATTGGTTTTCAAAACTATTATGGCCGCCAAGACTATGATGAAGACCCTCGCTTTGGTGGCGATAAGGACTTTGATGGCAACTGGGGAATATGGGATGAGCCTTTCCTTCAATACTATTGCACGAAGATGGGAGAGATGAAAGAGCCTTTCATGACGGCACTTTTCACTGTATCAAGCCACGACCCGTTCGTTGTTCCCAATAAATATAAGAACGTTTATAAGGAAGAACACCTGCCCATTCAAAAGTGCATACGCTACACCGACATGGCCATTGGCAAGTTCTTTGCCTCGGCAAGCAAGCAGAAATGGTTCAAGAACACTATCTTTGTGCTTACCAGTGACCACACCAACCAAAGTGATCATGCACAATATAAAACCGACATAGGAGGTTTCTGCTCACCTATTATTATATATGATCCGTCGGGTGACATCAAGCCTCAACGTGTGGATGGCATCGCACAGCAGATAGATATCATGCCAACACTACTTGATTATATAGGTTATCACCGGCCATATATAGCCTTTGGAACCGACCTTCTCGGCACACCTGCAAACGAAACATGGGCCGTGAACTATCTCAACGGCATCTATCAATACGTGAAATATGGTTATGTTCTGCAATGGGATGGCAAACAAACCAAGGCCATTTATCGTCTCACTGACCTGCTCATGGAACATAACCTCGTAGGAAAAGTGAAAGAACAGCACCAGATGGAGACCGAACTCAAGGCCATCATCTATCAATATATGTACCGAATGGTGAAGAATAAACTCTAAGTTCTGTCCGAAACAATATGAAAAAAGCACTGTTATATATAGCTTATACCATCGCTTATGGCTTTTGGTGGGCAATGTCTTTGCTCCCCTTATGGCTGCTTTATTGCTTTTCCGACCTGCTCTATCTGCTCATGGCATACG
The nucleotide sequence above comes from Segatella oris. Encoded proteins:
- a CDS encoding LTA synthase family protein, whose amino-acid sequence is MKRLLKSTFASPIALIINLLLAYLIYFFARLTYVLVNYSYFAEGIRNDAIGQWIKGSLMFDTTAILYTHIPYIILMLFPLWLKETSIYHHICKWLFVVVNAIALAINLADAVYFPFTLRRTTTSVFREFSNENNITGIILHNTLTHWYLLLVFGVIIWAVWKLYAMPRTDYRDFVSAKDRWLYTVKLFVCFALAGIATVAGCRGGLQSGVRPITISNANQFVERPTDCAVVLNTPFALIRTIGKSDFEIPPYYTSLYEAEKVYSPVYITIPKGQIKKKNIVILIVESFGREYIGGFNKDFFDGKYKGYTPNVDRLIEKSLVYRYSFCNGRKSIDGMPSILCSIPRFGEPFILTPASMNDYTGIPGLLSHWGYQTAFFHGANRGSMGFLAFSKKIGFQNYYGRQDYDEDPRFGGDKDFDGNWGIWDEPFLQYYCTKMGEMKEPFMTALFTVSSHDPFVVPNKYKNVYKEEHLPIQKCIRYTDMAIGKFFASASKQKWFKNTIFVLTSDHTNQSDHAQYKTDIGGFCSPIIIYDPSGDIKPQRVDGIAQQIDIMPTLLDYIGYHRPYIAFGTDLLGTPANETWAVNYLNGIYQYVKYGYVLQWDGKQTKAIYRLTDLLMEHNLVGKVKEQHQMETELKAIIYQYMYRMVKNKL